The Lysobacter panacisoli genome includes a window with the following:
- a CDS encoding lipopolysaccharide assembly protein LapA domain-containing protein, with protein sequence MRLLRFLIAIACLSAGAIIGALNRAPVMVDLGFARMPSNLGVSLLVALLLGVLVGGLAISASVVLPLRRRLARAERQLPVAAPPSGT encoded by the coding sequence GTGCGCCTGCTTCGATTCCTCATCGCGATCGCGTGCCTGTCCGCCGGTGCCATCATCGGTGCGCTGAACCGTGCTCCGGTCATGGTCGACCTTGGCTTCGCGCGCATGCCGAGCAACCTCGGTGTTTCCCTGCTCGTGGCGTTATTGCTGGGCGTGCTGGTCGGCGGTCTCGCCATCAGCGCCAGCGTGGTGCTGCCGCTGCGTCGTCGCCTGGCGCGCGCGGAACGGCAGCTCCCTGTCGCCGCCCCACCTTCCGGAACGTGA
- the rpsA gene encoding 30S ribosomal protein S1, protein MTESFAELFEQSQTNLAKLKPGAIVTGVVVEVRGDVVVINAGLKSEGIVPIEQFRNDAGEIDVGVGDEVKVALDSIENGFGETVLSREKAKRAMVWDELEQALEKNETITGRISGKVKGGFTVDIKDVRGFLPGSLVDVRPVRDSAYLEGKELEFKLIKLDRKRNNIVVSRRAVVESEYSVEREQLLEKLQEGAILKGVVKNLTDYGAFVDLGGIDGLLHITDMAWKRVRHPSEVVEVGQELDVRVLKYDRERNRVSLGLKQLGEDPWDNIARRYPANTRVFGKVSNVTDYGAFVEIEPGVEGLVHVSEMDWTNKNVNPSKIVQVGDEVQVMVLDVDEERRRISLGMKQVTSNPWETFAVIHKKGDKVSGQIKSITDFGIFIGLDGGIDGLVHLSDLSWNTTGEDVVRNFKKGDTLEAVVLAVDPERERISLGVKQLEQDPMGQYVASNAKGSIVKGKVKEVDAKGATVELDNGVEGYIAARDIAKERVEDASTYLKVGQEIEAKIIGTDRKGRSMQLSIKAKDEADQQEALADYNRASSEASSGTTKLGALLREQLGNKSE, encoded by the coding sequence ATGACCGAATCATTTGCCGAACTGTTTGAACAGAGCCAGACCAACCTGGCCAAGCTGAAGCCGGGTGCGATCGTCACCGGTGTCGTCGTGGAAGTCCGCGGCGACGTCGTTGTCATCAACGCCGGTCTGAAGTCCGAAGGCATCGTGCCGATCGAACAGTTCCGGAACGACGCCGGCGAAATCGACGTGGGCGTGGGCGACGAAGTCAAGGTCGCGCTCGACTCGATCGAGAACGGCTTCGGCGAGACCGTCCTGTCGCGCGAGAAGGCCAAGCGCGCCATGGTGTGGGACGAACTCGAGCAGGCGCTCGAGAAGAACGAGACCATCACCGGCCGCATCAGCGGCAAGGTCAAGGGCGGCTTCACCGTCGACATCAAGGACGTGCGCGGCTTCCTGCCGGGCTCCCTGGTCGACGTGCGCCCGGTGCGCGACTCGGCCTACCTCGAAGGCAAGGAACTCGAGTTCAAGCTCATCAAGCTCGACCGCAAGCGCAACAACATCGTCGTCTCCCGCCGTGCGGTGGTCGAGAGCGAGTACAGCGTTGAGCGCGAGCAGCTGCTCGAGAAGCTGCAGGAAGGCGCGATCCTCAAGGGCGTCGTCAAGAACCTCACCGATTACGGTGCGTTCGTCGACCTCGGCGGCATCGATGGCCTGCTGCACATCACCGACATGGCGTGGAAGCGCGTGCGCCATCCGTCCGAAGTCGTGGAAGTCGGCCAGGAGCTGGACGTCCGCGTGCTCAAGTACGACCGCGAGCGCAACCGCGTCAGCCTCGGCCTGAAGCAGCTGGGCGAGGATCCGTGGGACAACATCGCCCGTCGCTACCCGGCCAACACCCGCGTGTTCGGCAAGGTCTCCAACGTCACCGATTACGGTGCGTTCGTCGAGATCGAGCCGGGCGTGGAAGGCCTGGTGCACGTGTCCGAGATGGACTGGACCAACAAGAACGTCAACCCGTCGAAGATCGTGCAGGTCGGCGACGAGGTTCAGGTCATGGTCCTGGATGTCGACGAGGAGCGTCGCCGCATCTCGCTGGGCATGAAGCAGGTCACCAGCAACCCGTGGGAAACCTTCGCCGTCATCCACAAGAAGGGCGACAAGGTGTCGGGCCAGATCAAGTCGATCACCGACTTCGGCATCTTCATCGGCCTGGACGGTGGCATCGACGGTCTGGTGCACCTGTCCGACCTCAGCTGGAACACCACCGGCGAAGACGTGGTCCGCAACTTCAAGAAGGGCGACACGCTGGAAGCCGTCGTGCTGGCCGTGGATCCGGAGCGCGAGCGCATCAGCCTCGGCGTGAAGCAGCTTGAGCAGGACCCGATGGGCCAGTACGTCGCGTCCAACGCGAAGGGCTCGATCGTCAAGGGCAAGGTGAAGGAAGTCGACGCCAAGGGCGCCACCGTCGAGCTCGACAATGGCGTGGAGGGCTACATCGCCGCTCGCGACATCGCCAAGGAGCGCGTCGAAGACGCTTCGACGTACCTGAAGGTCGGCCAGGAAATCGAGGCCAAGATCATCGGTACGGACCGCAAGGGCCGCTCGATGCAGCTGTCGATCAAGGCCAAGGACGAAGCCGACCAGCAGGAAGCGCTGGCCGACTACAACCGCGCCTCGTCGGAAGCTTCCAGCGGCACCACCAAGCTGGGCGCGCTGCTGCGCGAGCAGCTGGGCAACAAGTCCGAGTAA
- a CDS encoding carbon-nitrogen hydrolase, which yields MKKTTLPVALIQERNHGDAEANLAVIEQRVAEAAKRGAKLVLLQELHNGPYFCQHESVSEFDLAETIPGPSTQRLAPLAKQHGVVLVSSLFEKRATGLYHNTAVVFEADGSIAGKYRKMHIPDDPGFYEKFYFTPGDIGFEPIDTSVGRLGLMVCWDQWYPEGARLMALAGAEMLLYPTAIGWDPTDEQSEKDRQRNAWILSHRGHAVANGLPVLSCNRVGHEQSPMDAAGIDFWGSSHVLGPQGEFLAEANTSEPEILMAEVDMQRSEHVRRIWPFLRDRRIDAYGDLLKRYRD from the coding sequence ATGAAGAAGACCACCCTCCCCGTCGCGCTGATCCAGGAACGCAACCACGGCGATGCCGAGGCGAACCTGGCGGTGATCGAACAGCGCGTGGCCGAAGCCGCCAAGCGCGGCGCGAAGCTGGTGCTGCTGCAGGAGCTGCACAACGGCCCGTACTTCTGCCAGCACGAGAGCGTGTCGGAATTCGACCTGGCCGAGACCATTCCCGGCCCGAGCACGCAGCGCCTGGCGCCGCTGGCGAAGCAGCACGGTGTCGTCCTGGTGAGTTCGCTGTTCGAGAAGCGTGCGACCGGCCTGTACCACAACACCGCGGTGGTCTTCGAAGCCGACGGCTCGATCGCCGGCAAGTACCGCAAGATGCACATCCCGGACGACCCGGGCTTCTACGAGAAGTTCTATTTCACTCCGGGCGACATCGGCTTCGAGCCGATCGACACGTCGGTGGGTCGTCTTGGCCTGATGGTGTGCTGGGACCAGTGGTATCCGGAAGGTGCGCGCCTGATGGCGCTGGCCGGCGCGGAGATGCTGCTGTATCCCACCGCGATCGGCTGGGATCCGACGGACGAACAGTCCGAGAAGGACCGCCAGCGCAACGCGTGGATCCTCAGCCACCGCGGCCATGCCGTCGCCAACGGCCTGCCCGTGCTCAGCTGCAACCGCGTCGGCCACGAGCAGTCGCCGATGGACGCAGCCGGCATCGATTTCTGGGGCAGCAGCCACGTGCTTGGTCCGCAGGGCGAGTTCCTCGCCGAAGCGAACACCAGTGAGCCGGAAATCCTGATGGCCGAGGTCGACATGCAGCGCAGCGAACACGTGCGCCGCATCTGGCCGTTCCTGCGCGATCGCCGCATCGACGCGTACGGCGACCTGCTCAAGCGCTACCGCGACTGA
- a CDS encoding lipopolysaccharide biosynthesis protein, with product MLEWLAVHFLIGVVGTWLARRYALHRSLIDQPGERRSHSVATPRGGGISIVIALLVATVAIGIRQPAQAPLMLAFGIGLALVAGIGWVDDHRPLSPWWRLAVHVVAAGLLALAVGDLHSSFTWAACTFIATLVLTNVWNFMDGIDGLAASQALLAAVGLSVWLGGGWALLALALAAACAGFLPFNFPRARIFMGDVGSGAIGYTLGALVALAATRLESRAALVLLPISVFLVDASLTLARRILRGERWWSPHTQHAYQAWARFSGHTLVTFAYAVISLLVILGSWLLTTLDSSFITGITVAWYTGCTFFWLGLQKKHAAPLS from the coding sequence ATGCTCGAATGGTTGGCGGTGCACTTCCTCATCGGAGTGGTGGGAACCTGGCTGGCGCGTCGATACGCGCTGCATCGTTCGTTGATCGACCAGCCGGGCGAGCGGCGCAGCCATAGCGTTGCGACCCCGCGCGGCGGCGGCATCTCGATCGTGATCGCGTTGCTGGTGGCCACCGTGGCCATCGGTATCCGCCAGCCTGCGCAGGCGCCGCTGATGCTCGCCTTCGGGATCGGACTGGCGCTGGTCGCGGGCATCGGCTGGGTGGACGACCACCGGCCGTTGTCGCCGTGGTGGCGTCTTGCCGTCCACGTGGTTGCCGCCGGGCTGCTCGCACTCGCCGTGGGCGATCTCCACTCGTCCTTCACGTGGGCTGCGTGCACCTTTATCGCGACGCTGGTCCTCACCAACGTGTGGAATTTCATGGACGGCATCGACGGGCTGGCGGCGAGCCAGGCGCTGCTTGCCGCGGTAGGCCTGTCGGTGTGGCTGGGTGGAGGCTGGGCCTTGCTTGCCCTGGCCTTGGCCGCTGCGTGCGCGGGCTTCCTGCCTTTCAATTTTCCGCGTGCCCGGATCTTCATGGGCGACGTCGGCAGCGGTGCGATCGGCTACACCCTCGGTGCGCTGGTGGCATTGGCGGCGACCCGACTGGAAAGCCGGGCTGCTTTGGTGCTGCTGCCGATCTCGGTGTTCCTGGTCGACGCCAGCCTGACCCTGGCGCGGCGGATCCTTCGCGGCGAGCGCTGGTGGTCGCCGCATACGCAGCATGCATACCAGGCGTGGGCACGCTTCTCCGGTCACACATTGGTGACCTTTGCCTATGCAGTGATTTCGCTTCTGGTCATACTTGGCAGCTGGCTGCTGACGACCCTCGATTCTTCCTTCATCACGGGTATCACAGTCGCGTGGTATACCGGCTGCACTTTTTTCTGGCTGGGGCTGCAAAAGAAGCATGCAGCGCCGCTTTCCTGA
- a CDS encoding TetR/AcrR family transcriptional regulator, with product MNALTATSKGAATREAIIDRAYGIACAAGLEGLSIGPLAQAVGMSKSGVFAHFGSREDLQLAVLDAAGERFVAHVLRPALAQPRGVARLRGVLEAWFDWVRQSEGGGCLLLSAASEYDDRPGPLRDRIVENELRWRQEIVRAVSLAVETGELASDTDPTLMAFELYALALTVHHDAGLFGFDLAVERGRRSLERLLRSYAPTTNR from the coding sequence ATGAACGCTCTGACCGCCACCAGCAAGGGTGCCGCCACCCGCGAGGCCATCATCGACCGCGCCTACGGAATAGCCTGCGCGGCCGGCCTGGAGGGGCTGTCGATCGGCCCCCTGGCGCAGGCGGTCGGCATGTCCAAGAGCGGTGTGTTCGCTCACTTCGGCTCCCGCGAAGACCTGCAGCTGGCCGTCCTCGACGCCGCTGGTGAGCGCTTCGTCGCCCACGTTCTGCGACCCGCTCTCGCGCAGCCGCGCGGCGTGGCACGCCTGCGCGGTGTCCTCGAAGCCTGGTTCGACTGGGTTCGCCAGTCCGAGGGCGGCGGCTGCCTGCTGCTCAGCGCGGCCAGCGAATACGACGACCGTCCGGGCCCGCTGCGCGACCGCATCGTCGAGAACGAGCTGCGTTGGCGCCAGGAAATCGTTCGAGCTGTCAGCCTCGCCGTCGAGACCGGCGAGCTCGCCTCCGACACCGACCCGACCCTGATGGCCTTCGAGCTCTACGCTCTGGCCCTGACCGTGCACCACGACGCCGGCCTGTTCGGCTTCGATCTCGCCGTCGAGCGCGGACGTCGCTCGCTCGAACGGCTGCTGCGCTCGTACGCCCCCACCACCAACCGCTGA
- the cmk gene encoding (d)CMP kinase, with translation MNSPDSRESIPVLTIDGPSGSGKGTISRYVAARLGWHYLDSGALYRAVGVAAGWADLDLADPAALVRCTFDTRIDFIEDPAGGELRVLVNDVDATDELRTETAGAAASAIAAIPEVRAALKDRQRAFRRAPGLVADGRDMGTVIFPDALHKVFLTASAEERAERRYKQLKDKGVSVNLDGLLREILARDARDASRAVAPLRPAEDAVRIDTTGLGIEEVVERVLALLPSR, from the coding sequence ATGAACAGCCCCGACTCCCGCGAATCCATCCCCGTCCTCACCATCGACGGCCCCTCCGGCTCCGGCAAGGGCACCATTAGTCGCTATGTGGCCGCCCGCCTGGGCTGGCATTACCTCGACTCGGGCGCACTGTACCGGGCGGTCGGCGTGGCCGCCGGCTGGGCCGACCTGGACCTGGCCGACCCGGCGGCGCTGGTCCGCTGCACCTTCGATACCCGCATCGATTTCATCGAAGACCCCGCCGGCGGGGAGCTGCGGGTGCTGGTCAATGACGTCGACGCCACCGATGAACTGCGTACCGAGACGGCCGGCGCCGCGGCCTCGGCCATCGCCGCCATCCCGGAAGTCCGGGCTGCCCTGAAGGACCGCCAGCGGGCTTTCAGGCGGGCGCCGGGGCTGGTCGCGGACGGTCGCGACATGGGCACGGTGATCTTCCCGGACGCCCTCCATAAGGTGTTTCTGACCGCCAGTGCCGAAGAAAGGGCCGAAAGGCGCTATAAGCAGTTGAAAGACAAGGGGGTTTCCGTTAATTTAGACGGTCTGCTGCGGGAGATCCTCGCCCGCGACGCCCGCGACGCCAGTCGTGCGGTGGCTCCGTTGCGCCCGGCCGAAGACGCCGTGCGCATCGATACCACCGGCCTTGGCATCGAGGAAGTCGTCGAGCGCGTGCTGGCGTTGTTGCCTTCACGTTGA
- a CDS encoding agmatine deiminase family protein, giving the protein MNQTAHASRFPAEWEPQSAVLIAWPNADTDWADRLGEVEETYIALVAAITRFQDAIVCVADEDVEAYARARLSSARIDMARVRFIEAPYDDTWLRDSGPITLRDGDGFRLLDFRFTGWGGKFDASQDDLLVERLFDAGIFSKSSRQSIDFALEGGAIDTDGEGTLLTTWQCLHERHPETSREQLGANLADWLKQDRVLWLDHGYLEGDDTDAHVDTLARFAARDAIVYQDCDDPADSHYAELKAMGAELAALRTTDGQPYRLFPLPWAKPIVDEGRRLAASYANFLIVNGAVLMPAYGDEADAKAQAVLAQAFPDREIVPVPCRALIWQNGSLHCITMQLPKGVVA; this is encoded by the coding sequence ATGAACCAAACCGCACACGCATCGCGCTTTCCCGCCGAATGGGAACCCCAGTCGGCTGTCCTGATCGCCTGGCCGAACGCCGACACCGACTGGGCCGATCGGCTCGGCGAGGTCGAAGAGACGTACATCGCGCTGGTCGCGGCGATCACCCGGTTTCAGGACGCGATCGTGTGCGTGGCCGACGAGGACGTGGAAGCGTACGCGCGTGCGCGCCTGTCCTCGGCCCGCATCGACATGGCGCGTGTGCGCTTCATCGAAGCCCCCTACGACGACACCTGGCTGCGCGATTCCGGCCCGATCACGCTGCGTGACGGCGACGGTTTCCGCCTGCTCGACTTCCGCTTCACCGGCTGGGGCGGCAAGTTCGACGCGAGCCAGGACGACCTGCTGGTCGAACGCCTGTTCGACGCGGGAATCTTCTCGAAGAGTTCGCGTCAATCCATTGATTTTGCACTGGAAGGTGGCGCCATCGATACGGATGGCGAAGGCACGCTGCTGACCACCTGGCAGTGCCTGCACGAGCGCCATCCGGAGACCTCGCGCGAGCAACTGGGCGCGAACCTCGCCGACTGGCTGAAGCAGGACCGAGTGCTGTGGCTCGACCACGGCTATCTCGAAGGCGACGACACCGACGCCCACGTCGACACCCTCGCCCGCTTCGCCGCACGCGACGCCATCGTCTATCAGGATTGCGACGACCCGGCCGATTCGCACTACGCCGAGCTCAAGGCGATGGGCGCGGAACTGGCCGCGCTGCGCACGACGGACGGCCAGCCGTATCGCCTGTTCCCGCTGCCGTGGGCCAAGCCCATCGTCGACGAAGGCCGCCGCCTCGCCGCGAGCTACGCCAACTTCCTGATCGTCAACGGCGCCGTGCTGATGCCGGCCTACGGCGACGAAGCAGACGCGAAGGCACAGGCTGTGTTGGCACAGGCGTTCCCGGACCGCGAGATCGTGCCGGTGCCGTGCCGCGCGCTGATCTGGCAGAACGGCAGCCTGCACTGCATCACGATGCAGTTGCCCAAGGGCGTCGTCGCCTGA
- a CDS encoding polysaccharide biosynthesis protein gives MSSWRDRVKSGLPRMAVVAHDLAMVWLVWQALHRLRWGIELNAPGVPLWSAEVALVLAAQGLVFWQVGLYRGLWRFAGVPDLWNILKASVLGLFAIVLGLFLYNRLGTVPRTVLVLYPLVLMGMLGAPRLLYRAWKDSRAEASSKSSVRILILGAGHAGEALVRDLRRSATYHPVGFLDDAARLRGSKVQGVPVLGRVQDVAEIARETAAKLLVIAMPSADANALQRVVVACERTGLPFRMVPKLQDVMEGRSLPGELKEVAIEDLLGRKPVMPDWKAIRSWLGARSVLVTGAGGSIGSELCRQCARHGARRIALIEIDELALTTTEAALRRDFPDLEYIAVLGDCGDPAVIAYALGRAEPDAVFHAAAYKQVPLLELQLREAVRNNSLATHTVARACRDAGVGTFVLISTDKAVDPVNVLGATKRLAEMACQSLADHRSTRFVTVRFGNVLDSAGSVVPLFREQIRAGGPVTVTDPEVTRFFMTIPEACQLILQASAIGTHEAIYTLDMGEPVPIRLLAEQMIRLAGKHPGRDIAIVYTGLRPGEKLHETLFHADERYRRTAHPKILQAEPRDVTAAHIENAVGQLREASGRYDLEALGHLLRMAVPEFEPVGAHPDYQESATVVAFPARNARKV, from the coding sequence ATGAGCTCATGGCGTGATCGTGTGAAAAGTGGCCTGCCGCGCATGGCGGTGGTCGCGCACGATCTCGCGATGGTCTGGCTCGTCTGGCAGGCCCTGCATCGCCTGCGTTGGGGCATCGAACTCAACGCGCCCGGCGTGCCGCTGTGGTCGGCGGAAGTCGCGCTCGTGCTCGCCGCGCAGGGACTGGTGTTCTGGCAGGTTGGCCTGTATCGCGGCCTGTGGCGTTTCGCCGGCGTGCCGGATCTCTGGAACATCCTGAAGGCCTCGGTCCTGGGCCTGTTCGCGATCGTGCTCGGGCTGTTCCTCTACAACCGTCTGGGTACCGTGCCGCGCACGGTGCTGGTGCTATACCCGCTGGTGCTGATGGGCATGCTCGGTGCACCGCGCCTGCTGTATCGCGCATGGAAGGACAGCCGCGCCGAAGCGTCGAGCAAGTCCTCGGTGCGCATCCTCATCCTCGGCGCCGGCCATGCGGGCGAAGCGCTGGTGCGCGACCTGCGTCGTTCGGCCACCTATCATCCGGTCGGTTTCCTCGACGATGCCGCACGCCTGCGCGGCAGCAAGGTGCAGGGCGTGCCGGTGCTGGGCCGCGTGCAGGATGTTGCCGAGATCGCGCGCGAGACCGCGGCCAAGCTGCTGGTGATCGCAATGCCTTCGGCGGATGCGAATGCGCTGCAGCGCGTGGTCGTGGCGTGCGAGCGCACCGGCCTGCCGTTCCGCATGGTCCCGAAGCTGCAGGACGTGATGGAAGGGCGTTCGCTTCCGGGCGAACTGAAGGAAGTCGCGATCGAGGACCTGCTCGGTCGCAAGCCGGTCATGCCGGACTGGAAGGCGATCCGCAGCTGGCTGGGCGCGCGTTCCGTGCTGGTCACCGGGGCCGGCGGTTCCATCGGCTCCGAGCTGTGCCGTCAGTGCGCTCGTCATGGCGCGCGTCGCATTGCGTTGATCGAAATCGACGAACTCGCGCTGACCACGACCGAAGCCGCGTTGCGTCGCGACTTCCCGGATCTCGAATACATCGCCGTGCTCGGCGACTGCGGCGATCCCGCGGTGATCGCGTACGCGCTCGGTCGCGCCGAGCCCGATGCCGTGTTCCATGCCGCGGCCTACAAGCAGGTGCCGTTGCTCGAACTTCAGCTACGCGAAGCGGTGCGCAACAACTCGCTGGCTACCCATACCGTGGCGCGCGCGTGTCGCGATGCGGGCGTGGGCACGTTCGTGCTGATTTCCACCGACAAGGCGGTCGATCCGGTCAACGTGCTTGGTGCGACCAAGCGCCTGGCCGAGATGGCCTGCCAGTCGCTGGCCGACCACCGCTCCACGCGCTTCGTGACGGTTCGCTTCGGCAACGTGCTCGATTCGGCGGGCAGCGTCGTGCCGCTGTTCCGCGAACAGATCCGCGCGGGCGGTCCGGTCACCGTGACCGATCCGGAAGTGACGCGCTTCTTCATGACGATTCCCGAGGCCTGCCAGCTGATCCTGCAGGCATCGGCCATCGGTACGCACGAAGCCATCTACACCCTCGACATGGGCGAGCCCGTGCCGATCCGACTGCTGGCGGAACAGATGATCCGTCTCGCCGGCAAGCATCCGGGCCGCGACATCGCGATCGTCTACACCGGCCTGCGCCCGGGCGAGAAGCTGCACGAGACGCTGTTCCATGCGGACGAGCGTTATCGTCGAACCGCGCATCCGAAGATCCTGCAGGCCGAGCCGCGCGACGTCACGGCCGCGCACATCGAGAACGCCGTCGGTCAGCTGCGCGAAGCCTCCGGCCGCTACGATCTCGAGGCGCTGGGCCATCTGCTGCGCATGGCGGTGCCGGAGTTCGAGCCCGTCGGCGCGCATCCGGACTACCAGGAATCGGCCACCGTGGTCGCGTTTCCCGCCCGTAACGCCAGGAAGGTTTGA
- the ykgO gene encoding type B 50S ribosomal protein L36 — MKVLSSLKSAKARHRDCKVVRRRGKVFVICKSNPRFKARQR; from the coding sequence ATGAAGGTCCTGTCCTCCCTGAAGTCGGCGAAGGCCCGTCACCGCGACTGCAAGGTCGTTCGCCGCCGTGGCAAGGTCTTCGTGATCTGCAAGTCCAACCCGCGTTTCAAGGCGCGTCAGCGCTGA
- the lapB gene encoding lipopolysaccharide assembly protein LapB gives MAFISEWFWFFLLLPIAAVSGWIIGRRGGERHSDTQVSRLSTTYFRGLNYLLNEQPDKAIELFLHIAELDKDTFETQVALGHLFRRRGEVDRAIRLHQALVQRPGLSDQQRVQALLALGEDYMRSGLLDRAETVFSDLVALDMRAPLALRHLIGIYQSERDWDKAIENARRFEEATGEPMGKLVAQFECELADRHRAAGDIEAARAAVKRAYEADANSVRAGMTEGRLEVDSGNDAGAIRAFERVARVDPDYLPEILPALLECYARVGDASGARAFLAEMTEHYRGIAPVLALTRMVESEDGVPAARAYLARQLKDRPSVRGEAALIDLTLAEGADPAATLHDLKHITDQLLVRNPSYRCNRCGFGARSHHWQCPSCKEWGTIKPLLNYAVV, from the coding sequence ATGGCCTTCATCAGCGAGTGGTTCTGGTTCTTCCTCCTGCTTCCGATCGCGGCCGTCAGCGGCTGGATCATCGGCCGACGTGGCGGTGAGCGCCACAGCGACACGCAGGTCAGCCGTCTGTCGACCACGTACTTCCGCGGCCTGAACTACCTGCTCAACGAGCAGCCGGACAAGGCGATCGAACTGTTCCTGCATATCGCCGAACTCGACAAGGACACCTTCGAGACGCAGGTCGCGCTGGGCCATCTCTTCCGTCGTCGCGGCGAAGTCGATCGCGCGATCCGCCTGCACCAGGCGCTGGTGCAACGTCCCGGCCTGAGCGACCAGCAGCGCGTGCAGGCATTGCTTGCGCTGGGCGAGGACTACATGCGCTCGGGCCTGCTAGATCGCGCCGAGACCGTCTTCAGCGATCTGGTCGCGCTGGACATGCGCGCGCCGCTCGCGCTGCGCCATCTGATCGGCATCTACCAGTCCGAGCGCGACTGGGACAAGGCCATCGAGAACGCGCGCCGCTTCGAGGAAGCCACCGGCGAGCCGATGGGCAAGCTGGTCGCGCAGTTCGAATGCGAGCTGGCCGACCGCCACCGCGCCGCCGGCGACATCGAGGCCGCGCGTGCCGCGGTCAAGCGTGCGTACGAGGCGGATGCCAATTCCGTGCGCGCCGGCATGACCGAAGGCCGCCTCGAAGTGGATTCGGGCAACGACGCCGGTGCGATTCGTGCGTTCGAGCGCGTGGCCCGGGTCGATCCGGACTACCTGCCCGAGATCCTGCCCGCATTGCTGGAGTGCTACGCACGCGTCGGCGATGCGTCCGGCGCGCGCGCGTTCCTGGCCGAGATGACCGAGCACTACCGCGGCATCGCGCCCGTCCTCGCGCTCACGCGCATGGTCGAGAGCGAGGATGGCGTACCGGCGGCGCGCGCATATCTCGCGCGGCAACTGAAGGATCGTCCTTCGGTTCGCGGCGAAGCGGCGCTGATCGACCTGACCCTCGCCGAAGGCGCGGATCCCGCGGCGACGCTGCACGACCTGAAGCACATCACCGACCAGCTGCTGGTGCGCAACCCGAGCTATCGCTGCAACCGCTGTGGCTTCGGCGCGCGCAGCCACCACTGGCAGTGTCCGAGCTGCAAGGAGTGGGGCACGATCAAGCCGCTGCTGAACTACGCGGTGGTGTGA
- a CDS encoding GNAT family N-acetyltransferase: MPVIRTATAGDLPAITAVYAREVDDHVATYEYSAPDEAEMRRRWEAIVAQGYPYVVAEIDGRFAGYAYASSYRSREGYRWTVEDTVYVHPDFMGRGVGRALLQHLIDDCTTRGYRQMVAVIGDVTNTASIALHEKLGFHGVAVFQGLGRKHGRWLDTVQMVRPLGAGSKAPPESA; the protein is encoded by the coding sequence GTGCCGGTCATCCGCACCGCCACGGCCGGCGACCTGCCGGCCATCACCGCCGTCTACGCGCGCGAAGTCGACGACCACGTCGCGACCTACGAGTACAGCGCGCCCGACGAAGCCGAAATGCGCCGCCGCTGGGAGGCGATCGTCGCGCAGGGCTATCCGTATGTCGTCGCCGAGATCGACGGCCGCTTTGCCGGTTACGCCTACGCCAGCAGTTACCGCAGCCGCGAAGGCTATCGCTGGACAGTGGAGGACACGGTGTACGTGCATCCGGACTTCATGGGTCGCGGCGTCGGGCGCGCACTGTTGCAGCATCTGATCGACGACTGCACGACCCGGGGCTACCGGCAGATGGTCGCGGTGATCGGCGACGTGACCAATACTGCCTCGATCGCACTTCATGAAAAGCTCGGTTTCCACGGCGTGGCCGTGTTCCAGGGACTCGGCCGCAAGCACGGGCGCTGGCTGGACACCGTGCAGATGGTCCGCCCGCTGGGGGCCGGATCGAAGGCCCCGCCCGAGAGCGCCTGA
- a CDS encoding integration host factor subunit beta: MTKSELIEILSQRQAHLKGEDVDLAVKALLEMMGGSLATGERIEIRGFGSFSLHYRPPRLGRNPKTGESVALPGKHVPHFKPGKELRERVSGVVPLDEAD, translated from the coding sequence ATGACCAAGTCCGAGCTCATCGAGATCCTTTCCCAGCGTCAGGCGCACCTGAAGGGCGAGGATGTGGACCTGGCCGTGAAAGCACTGCTCGAGATGATGGGCGGATCCCTCGCTACCGGAGAGCGGATCGAGATCCGCGGCTTCGGCAGTTTTTCCCTGCATTACCGTCCGCCGCGCCTGGGTCGTAACCCGAAGACGGGCGAGTCCGTCGCGCTGCCGGGCAAGCACGTTCCGCACTTCAAGCCGGGCAAGGAACTGCGCGAGCGCGTCAGCGGCGTGGTGCCGCTGGACGAAGCGGACTGA